The Arcobacter roscoffensis genome segment TAAAAAATCTACCTGCAGGTGAAATAGGAGCAATTTCTCCAAATCCAACAGTTGTAAATGTAATACCTGTTTGAAATATTGCGTCTAAAATTGAAAAGTCATCAATGATAATATATCCAAGTGTACCAATCATCATAATGATTTGAACTAATACAAATGGTAATCTAAATGGTTTTAATTGTGAGTATATTAATGGATTTAAGTCGTATTCTGGTTTGACTGTTCGAATTTCCCAGCCAAGGGCTTTTTTGATTCTTCTAAAGATGCTCATGAAAGCACTTTTCTAGTGCTCTCTTATGAGTGTTTTTTAAGAGTTCTTAACTCTTTAGCTGAGATTCTGATTTTTTTAGTTGTACCATCTTCTAAAGTAACTCTAACAGTTCTTAAGTTTGGTAAAAATCTCTTTTTTGTTCTGTTTTTAGCGTGACTTACGTTGTTTCCAACCATAGGTCCTTTTCCTGATATTGCACATCTTCTTGACATTTGTCTTCCTTATATAGTGAAAAATATTTGCGTATTTTATCCTATTAATCTTAAATCTTATTTAAACTATCGATAATTTCATTTACTCTTTTTAAATTAATATCCAATGCAAACTTTTTGGCTAGTTTTCTATTATCTTTTTTAATTTTTTTCATTTCCTCTTTTTCCATAAGAACTGCATCTATTTTAAAAGATGCCGATCTATCATTTGGATTTTCCATAGTAGAGAAAACATCAATCAACTCACTAGCATGATTGTTTGCTGTTGTAAATACTACATTTTTACAATACATGGCTTTTAAAACATTTGAAGCAAAGTAGTTGTTATATGTAGGTAAGAAAAATATATCAGAAGCTAAAAAAAGCTCATCAATATTTTCATAATCTTCTACTAAAAGCAATTTTGATGAATAATTGAATTTTGATATTTGAAACTTCAAAGCATTTATCTGTCTTTTATCTCCTGCTATTAGCCCTAAAACATTTTGTTCATTTAATGTAAATAAAGTTTCAATAAACTCTTTTACACCTGAATTCTTGAAGTTTTTAGCAGTAAATAAAATAATTCTTTTTTTTGAGTCTATATCTAAGGTATCACAAACCTTTTTCTTTATAAGTTTAGGTTTTTCATAGTTTATGTCTACACTTGGATAAATACACTCAAGCTTTGATGACTCAAGATCAGGTATTGACCTAATAATTTCTTTTTTCAGACTTTTTGAATTAACAACAACTTTTTTAGAATGGAGTATTTCATCTTTACTTTTTTCATCTAAAGTTCCAGAATGAAAATATACATCTGAATACTCTTTATTGAAAAAAGATAGTTTTTTTAAAATTCCACTATTTTGAACTTCTGAAACATTATCTTGCTTTAATAAAGCCTCTATTAGATTGTTTTTAGTTTTATAAGATATTGATATTTGATTCATTTAAACTCTTTATTTTAATGATAAGCATATATTGGACTATTTGTAATTTTTATATCACTTTTTAATTCTTGACCAAACTTATCAAAAACTCTATTAAAGTCTGTTAAGTCAATCTCTCTTTTTGAACTAGACCAGATAATATCAAATTTCTCTTTCTTTTTTTCACAAGTTAAAACATATAAATCTTTTGACTTAGAAAATTTTACAAATTTTGAACTATTTAATTTATCTTCGAAATTATTGATTATTTCTAAAGCTTTTTTTGAAAAAGTACTTTTATCAAGATATAAAAAATCAACCTTTCTTGAAGCATAAACTAAAAACATATATCTTAATAAATTATTTAAACATTCTTCATTTAAACTTTTTTTATCAAAAATAAGTTTTATGTATAAGTTGTCATTTGTAATTCTTGAACTTAACATAGAAGAAGAGTAATACATGCTAATAAATTTGGAAAAATCATATAAACCATAAGATTTAGACTCAGGTGTTTTTTCTAAATCAACATAAATATTTACAAATGTTTTGTCATATAAAGGTGATTTTTTATCAAAAAAATATTTTATATCATCAAAAAAATTGTTTCTATCTTTTTGTGAATTTATTTCTAAGAGTTCTAAATTTTTTAGCTTATTTAAATTATCACTTAAAAAATCATCATAATTTTCTTTACTTCCTTTTAACAAGTATGCGAATAAAGTTAGCAGTGGATATATTAGGATTGAGTGTATTTTTGATTTCATTGATTTATCTCTTTTCTTCTAATTCATAAAGCTTAGATTCTTTTAAAAATGCATAATAAGCATTATTAGTAGAAGATATAAAACCTCTTCTTCCATTTAAAAAGTTTCTTTTTAATATATAAGATTTTATAAAAGCTAAAGGCATGACTAAAATAAGTTTGATTAAAGAAGATTTTTTGTTTTTATTATTTTTCTCTTTTGCTCTTAAAGATGAATAATTATTAATCTTTAAAAGATGTGTAGATAAATCGACTATTCCATAATCATAAATAAAACCTGAAGCATTTTTTATTTTTCCATCAATTTTTATTGATTCATGTACTAATTTATCTTCATAATTACCTTTTTCTTTTTTAAAAAATCTTACTCTTCTATTAAATTTAGATTTCTTATTATTAAATTTTCCTAAATACATACTTGAAATTTTTATATCTAATCCATCAATTTGATCTTGACTGATTGTATCTTGTATTTCTTTTTTTAATTCAATTGTAAGTTCCTCATCAGCGTCAAGGTTTAAAACCCATTTATTTGAACATAAATTTTTCGCATATTGTTTTTGTTTTGAGAATCCAAGCCACTCTTGATGAAAAATTTTATTAGTATAATTTTTTGCTATTTCTAAAGTTTTATCTGTACTTCCACTATCAACAACAATTATTTCATCAAAATCTTTTACACTTTCTAAAACTCTTTTGATATGTTTTTCTTCGTCTTTGCAAATTATATAAACAGAAGCTTTTATCATAATTTATTCCTAACTTTAAAAATTTTTAAAAGAAAATCAATAAAACTTTCAGTACCTAAAATACCTAATCTATTAATAGCAAAAACATCATCTGTTTTATCAAACAAACCTCTTTTTACAACAGTAGCATTTTTATAGCCTGCTTTTTTCACAATATTTATGATTCTATCATCAAATTTACCATAAGGATAAGCAAAAGCTTTACATTCAGTTTTTGTAAGCTCTTCGACTCTTTGTTTCGAAAGAAAGATTTCTTTTTCTAAATCTTCAAGCTTTTCAATTCTTAATAAATTTTTATGAGATAAAGTGTGAGAACCAAACTCTATTAAATTTGAAGATAACATATCTTTTATTTGATTTTCATCTAAAAGCTTTGATAAATAACTTGTATTATCTTTTTCCCAATGATTTTCATTTTGTAAAGGTACGAGATAAATAGTTGCTTTAAAATTATACTTTTTTAATATAGGAAAAGCATTAATATAATTATCTTCAAAGCCATCATCAAAAGTAATTACAAAAGACTTTTCAGGAATACCACTTAAAGATGTTAGCTCTGAAATAGTATAGGAACTCCAAGCATTATCATAAAACCATTTCATTTGTTTATCAAAATCTTTTGTTTTAATTCTCCATTTATTATGTTTTTCATTTATCTTATGTTCACTAATACTATGGTACATCAAAATTCTAGCTTTATTTAAATTATGAGTTTTTCTCCACCAGTTATATCTTAAAGATAAACTTACAAAAAGTATTACGGTAATTATTATATAAGTAGTCATTATTACACTTTTAATAAAGATTTATATGCATCCATATAATTACTTGCCATTTTTTCAATAGAGAATTCATCTTTTCTGTCTTTTAATTTCTTAAATTCTTTTTCATAATCTGAATAGTTTTCATAAATTGATTTAATCTTTTTAGATAAATCTTCAACTGTATTATCAAAAACAAGTTTATCTCCTAACATTTCTTTATGATTTGCAATATCTGATGCAAGAAGAACCTTCGAATAAAATATCGCTTCAATTAAAGCTAAAGA includes the following:
- a CDS encoding polysaccharide deacetylase family protein, whose translation is MTTYIIITVILFVSLSLRYNWWRKTHNLNKARILMYHSISEHKINEKHNKWRIKTKDFDKQMKWFYDNAWSSYTISELTSLSGIPEKSFVITFDDGFEDNYINAFPILKKYNFKATIYLVPLQNENHWEKDNTSYLSKLLDENQIKDMLSSNLIEFGSHTLSHKNLLRIEKLEDLEKEIFLSKQRVEELTKTECKAFAYPYGKFDDRIINIVKKAGYKNATVVKRGLFDKTDDVFAINRLGILGTESFIDFLLKIFKVRNKL
- a CDS encoding glycosyltransferase — its product is MNQISISYKTKNNLIEALLKQDNVSEVQNSGILKKLSFFNKEYSDVYFHSGTLDEKSKDEILHSKKVVVNSKSLKKEIIRSIPDLESSKLECIYPSVDINYEKPKLIKKKVCDTLDIDSKKRIILFTAKNFKNSGVKEFIETLFTLNEQNVLGLIAGDKRQINALKFQISKFNYSSKLLLVEDYENIDELFLASDIFFLPTYNNYFASNVLKAMYCKNVVFTTANNHASELIDVFSTMENPNDRSASFKIDAVLMEKEEMKKIKKDNRKLAKKFALDINLKRVNEIIDSLNKI
- the rpmB gene encoding 50S ribosomal protein L28 yields the protein MSRRCAISGKGPMVGNNVSHAKNRTKKRFLPNLRTVRVTLEDGTTKKIRISAKELRTLKKHS
- a CDS encoding glycosyltransferase family 2 protein; protein product: MIKASVYIICKDEEKHIKRVLESVKDFDEIIVVDSGSTDKTLEIAKNYTNKIFHQEWLGFSKQKQYAKNLCSNKWVLNLDADEELTIELKKEIQDTISQDQIDGLDIKISSMYLGKFNNKKSKFNRRVRFFKKEKGNYEDKLVHESIKIDGKIKNASGFIYDYGIVDLSTHLLKINNYSSLRAKEKNNKNKKSSLIKLILVMPLAFIKSYILKRNFLNGRRGFISSTNNAYYAFLKESKLYELEEKR